The region GTGCTTGTAAATAAGCATGATCAGCAAACAAAATTAAGCCAAGCCTATCGCCATTCCGTCGTTCGATAAAATCACCAATAACGTGTTTAATTAGCGTTAATCTATCAACAGTTTTACCTTCTACGACCATATCTTGAATTTGCATACTGCCGGATAAATCTACGGCTAACATCAAGTCGCGGCCCTCAGAAGGAAGCTCAATCGGCTCGCCTAGCCATTGAGGTCTTGTTAAAGAACACAAGAGGCAAAGCCACATTATCCAATAGAGTTTTCTCGAAGGTTTATCAGGGCTTGCGGTTACGACATTTTCTGCATCGGCAATACCTGGTAATTGCAGGTGGCCACCGCTACTTTTGGCAACTTTTTTGGACTTGAATAACCAAGGTAGTGGTAATAAAAGCAGTAACCAAGGCCATGCTATTGAGAACATGTAGCCTCCTTAGTGCTAGTTTGTTTGCTGTTAACGTTTTTAACTGCACTAATAGGTTCAAAATGTGTTTTCTTACCTAACCAGAGATTAGTTAATTCAAATAATTGCTGACTTTCTGCTGCACTTAAACCGCAAGCTTGGTATCGCTTAGCTAATAGAGTTCCTATTACGCAATGATCAGATACAGGCAATCTTCGCTCAAGCCAGGTATACCATTGCTCGCCATCCAGCTTGGCAAAGTCTTGTCTTGGTAAATAAGTTAATGCCGTTCGCTTGAGCAAAGTATTAATGTGACTCGCATACTGTTTATCATTAATATCAAGCTGTTTCAGTTCCGATAAGGCGGCTTTTCGTGGCGCATGATATTGAGTTGATTTACGCCACTTTATATACAAGATGACTATTGCTGCGATGATAACAATTAACAGTATCCAATAACCGGCAGCTATAGGGAATTGAGATATCGGTGGTGGTAGCACGATATCTTCCATTTGCATTAAAGCGGGATTAGCTTGAGTGGTATTCATCTAACGTAATACTTCCAGTTGGGCACTAAGACTTTTACCTGCGTCAATAAAGCGAGTGGGCACTTTGATCATTTTCATCAACTCGATAAATTGTTGTTGGTTAGCTAATTGCTCATTTAACCAGGCATTATAACTATGTCGAGTTAAAGTAAGCTGTTGTTTACCATCACGCACAGGTAAAGAAAACTTTTTCGGCAATGTCAGTGTGCCTTGACGAAGTGGGTCACTGACAACAAATGCACCAACATCACAATGTCGCTTAAGCTCCGTTAACGCAGCTAAACATTCTTTTGTGAAATGCTGACCATCAGTAATGATCCAAACTAACGAACCTGGCTTTGCAATTCTTTGTAATCGTTGGCAGGCTCGAAGAATAT is a window of Shewanella donghaensis DNA encoding:
- a CDS encoding DUF4381 domain-containing protein, with product MNTTQANPALMQMEDIVLPPPISQFPIAAGYWILLIVIIAAIVILYIKWRKSTQYHAPRKAALSELKQLDINDKQYASHINTLLKRTALTYLPRQDFAKLDGEQWYTWLERRLPVSDHCVIGTLLAKRYQACGLSAAESQQLFELTNLWLGKKTHFEPISAVKNVNSKQTSTKEATCSQ